From a region of the Lactuca sativa cultivar Salinas chromosome 4, Lsat_Salinas_v11, whole genome shotgun sequence genome:
- the LOC111882389 gene encoding formin-like protein 14 isoform X2, translating into MAMNALYAKRVALLLLILVLDHLLQANSASLIEPDPGTVVSGRRKLRKLPPPPAPKLSGAPHYMFSDPPPPPSTTQMRSTAPNLRTVPKRAPPAPKLSRPRNFRIFLSPPPPPPPPPPPAVQGRTSNCKIAPPPPA; encoded by the exons ATGGCTATGAATGCCTTATACGCAAAACGAGTAGCTCTACTGCTTCTGATTCTGGTACTTGATCATCTTCTTCAAGCAAACTCTGCTTCATTAATTGAACCAGATCCAG GAACTGTAGTTTCTGGTAGGAGGAAGCTTAGAAAGCTGCCACCACCACCGGCACCTAAGTTAAGTGGAGCTCCGCATTATATGTTCTCTGATCCACCTCCGCCACCATCAACGACACAGATGCGGAGCACAGCTCCAAATTTACGCACGGTACCCAAGAGGGCACCTCCGGCACCAAAGCTAAGTCGACCTCGGAATTTCCGTATTTTTCTTTCAccgccaccaccgccaccaccgccgCCGCCGCCGGCGGTGCAAGGACGAACTTCGAACTGTAAAATCGCTCCACCACCGCCTGCCTGA
- the LOC128133767 gene encoding uncharacterized protein LOC128133767 yields the protein MQKIFFIKQVVLPLLMILMLYYVLQASTSTVFDHDPGSVLSGSGRTLRIQPSPPSPMLGRSWHFKYAPTPPPPPEIGSLAPPPPYTETSPAPRRR from the exons ATGCAGAAGATTTTTTTCATAAAACAAGTAGTTCTTCCATTGCTTATGATTCTGATGCTCTATTATGTTCTTCAAGCAAGTACTTCGACTGTATTTGATCATGATCCAG GATCCGTATTATCCGGTAGCGGAAGAACGCTTAGAATACAGCCATCACCGCCGTCGCCTATGCTCGGCCGTTCTTGGCATTTCAAGTATGCTCCAACCCCACCGCCGCCGCCTGAGATTGGCAGCCTAGCCCCACCACCGCCATATACTGAAACCTCACCAGCACCGCGCCGCCGCTAA
- the LOC111882389 gene encoding formin-like protein 5 isoform X1 — MAMNALYAKRVALLLLILVLDHLLQANSASLIEPDPEFSTGTVVSGRRKLRKLPPPPAPKLSGAPHYMFSDPPPPPSTTQMRSTAPNLRTVPKRAPPAPKLSRPRNFRIFLSPPPPPPPPPPPAVQGRTSNCKIAPPPPA, encoded by the exons ATGGCTATGAATGCCTTATACGCAAAACGAGTAGCTCTACTGCTTCTGATTCTGGTACTTGATCATCTTCTTCAAGCAAACTCTGCTTCATTAATTGAACCAGATCCAG AATTTTCTACAGGAACTGTAGTTTCTGGTAGGAGGAAGCTTAGAAAGCTGCCACCACCACCGGCACCTAAGTTAAGTGGAGCTCCGCATTATATGTTCTCTGATCCACCTCCGCCACCATCAACGACACAGATGCGGAGCACAGCTCCAAATTTACGCACGGTACCCAAGAGGGCACCTCCGGCACCAAAGCTAAGTCGACCTCGGAATTTCCGTATTTTTCTTTCAccgccaccaccgccaccaccgccgCCGCCGCCGGCGGTGCAAGGACGAACTTCGAACTGTAAAATCGCTCCACCACCGCCTGCCTGA